In one Leptospira yasudae genomic region, the following are encoded:
- a CDS encoding DoxX family protein, producing the protein MPETSVISLYTMAILYIFAGVMHFVLPKFYLRIMPPYIPSPKFVVYFSGLVEIALGAMLLVPETKQLGAWGVILLLIAVFPANLYHYQSRRKTDPPKWALLLRLPIQLLLIYWAYTFT; encoded by the coding sequence ATGCCGGAAACATCCGTGATTAGCCTTTATACGATGGCGATTCTTTATATCTTTGCGGGAGTAATGCACTTCGTATTACCCAAATTTTATCTAAGAATCATGCCTCCTTACATTCCCTCTCCTAAGTTCGTCGTTTATTTCAGCGGCTTAGTAGAGATCGCGCTGGGGGCGATGTTGCTTGTTCCTGAAACAAAACAACTCGGAGCCTGGGGAGTGATCCTTCTTCTCATTGCGGTATTCCCGGCCAATCTATATCACTATCAATCGAGAAGAAAGACCGATCCTCCTAAGTGGGCCTTATTGTTAAGACTACCCATTCAGCTTTTGCTGATCTACTGGGCTTATACCTTCACCTAA
- a CDS encoding 2-hydroxychromene-2-carboxylate isomerase: protein MQKIEFFFEFASTYSYLSAMRIEGFLKNKKVQIHWRPFLLGPIFKEQGWNDSPFNIYPSKGKYMWKDLKRRSRKYGIPFEIPSQFPRNGLLASRVAVANSEAPWISSFIKNTFSANFAKDLDISKPEILIPILDELKLDGTKIIEETQKEEVKNLLRKQTERAIELGIFGAPSFVIGEELFWGDDRLEDALEELQRI from the coding sequence ATGCAAAAAATTGAATTCTTTTTCGAGTTTGCGAGCACCTATTCCTATCTTTCCGCAATGAGAATCGAAGGCTTTCTCAAAAATAAAAAAGTTCAAATTCACTGGAGACCGTTTCTATTGGGACCGATCTTTAAGGAACAAGGATGGAACGATTCTCCCTTCAACATTTATCCTTCCAAGGGAAAGTATATGTGGAAGGATCTGAAGCGAAGAAGCCGTAAATACGGAATTCCGTTCGAAATTCCTTCGCAATTTCCGAGAAACGGTCTGCTTGCCTCTCGAGTCGCCGTGGCAAATTCGGAAGCGCCGTGGATTTCTTCTTTTATTAAAAACACGTTCAGCGCTAATTTTGCGAAAGACTTGGACATTTCCAAACCGGAAATTCTGATTCCTATTCTGGACGAACTGAAACTCGACGGAACGAAAATTATCGAAGAGACACAAAAGGAAGAAGTGAAAAATCTTCTCCGTAAACAAACAGAAAGAGCGATCGAACTCGGGATTTTCGGCGCTCCCAGCTTCGTGATCGGCGAGGAATTATTCTGGGGAGACGATCGTTTGGAGGACGCTCTGGAAGAATTGCAACGTATATAG
- a CDS encoding glycosyltransferase family 4 protein, translating to MRPDSELKPFPPASIPGKRIFRIAVVTETYYPEINGVAKTLHKMVHDLVERGHDILLFRPRQGLSDSNRNRKGYTEVLMAGCRIPMYSDMRFGFPAKRILKRHFKKEKPDIVHVVTEGPLGWSAVRAAKDLGIPVVSDFRTNFHSYTEYYKVGFAGKLVGNYLRRLHNRTAITLTPSQDLVDHLLQQGYENVRIVSRGIDTNLFHPSKRDSSLRKEWGATQDQLVALYVGRIAAEKNIELAVQAFRKIQETDPNAKMVLVGEGPLRETLEKKNPDLIFCGLKKGEELAKHYASGDLFLFPSMTETFGNVVLEAMASGIALVAYQYAAAGSYLEHGASALLPRFGKEQEFIDMTRFLSHNPGLRKKVAAKARKKAIECTWEKVSETLENIYSEYSISMDYFSNKQKERIGVLRIAESRV from the coding sequence ATGAGACCCGACTCCGAACTTAAACCATTTCCACCCGCTTCGATTCCGGGAAAAAGAATCTTTCGAATCGCAGTTGTTACGGAAACGTATTATCCGGAAATCAACGGAGTCGCAAAAACGCTTCACAAGATGGTTCACGATCTTGTGGAAAGAGGTCACGACATTCTTCTTTTCCGTCCGAGACAAGGATTGAGCGATTCGAATCGCAATCGCAAAGGATACACTGAGGTTCTTATGGCCGGATGCAGGATTCCTATGTATTCCGATATGCGTTTCGGCTTTCCCGCAAAACGGATATTAAAACGACATTTCAAAAAGGAAAAACCCGATATCGTTCACGTTGTAACGGAAGGACCGCTCGGTTGGTCCGCCGTTCGCGCAGCAAAGGATCTAGGAATTCCGGTGGTCAGCGATTTTAGAACGAACTTTCATTCTTACACGGAATACTACAAGGTGGGATTTGCGGGCAAGCTTGTTGGGAATTATCTAAGAAGGCTTCACAATCGTACGGCAATCACCTTAACTCCTTCGCAAGATTTGGTCGATCATCTTTTACAACAAGGATACGAGAACGTAAGAATCGTTTCGAGAGGTATCGATACAAATCTATTTCACCCGTCCAAAAGGGATTCTTCCCTTAGAAAAGAATGGGGAGCGACGCAAGATCAGCTCGTCGCACTCTATGTGGGAAGAATTGCGGCGGAAAAAAACATAGAGCTTGCTGTACAAGCGTTTCGTAAAATCCAAGAAACGGATCCGAACGCAAAGATGGTTCTGGTGGGCGAAGGCCCTCTTCGCGAAACTCTGGAAAAGAAGAATCCCGATTTGATTTTCTGCGGTTTAAAGAAAGGGGAAGAATTAGCAAAACATTATGCTTCCGGAGATTTGTTCCTGTTTCCGAGCATGACGGAAACGTTCGGAAACGTCGTTTTGGAAGCGATGGCGAGCGGAATAGCCTTGGTCGCTTATCAATATGCGGCGGCGGGTTCCTACTTAGAGCACGGAGCTTCCGCTCTTCTTCCTCGTTTCGGAAAAGAACAGGAATTTATCGATATGACAAGATTCCTCTCCCATAACCCCGGACTTAGAAAGAAGGTCGCCGCAAAAGCGAGAAAGAAAGCGATAGAATGCACGTGGGAAAAAGTCTCGGAAACTTTGGAAAACATATATTCCGAATATTCGATTTCTATGGATTATTTTTCGAATAAACAGAAGGAAAGAATAGGCGTTCTTAGAATCGCCGAATCAAGGGTTTAA
- a CDS encoding class II glutamine amidotransferase encodes MCELLGMSANVPTDICFSLTGLVQRGGKTGPHKDGWGIAFYEGKGLRVFHDPEPGVESKIAAFVQKLPIKSETVISHIRKANRGKVELKNTHPFVREFWGSYWTFAHNGQFKKIKDESLGDYLPVGSTDSEYAFCWLLGKLKKKFKNSPRNETELFRTIGQLMTELHQKGVSNILLSDSKNLYAFCSTKLSWITRKSPFGKARLVDADLSVDFRKVTTPGDIVTVIATRPLTSNEEWTICEPGQFQVWRKGKIVFSNR; translated from the coding sequence ATGTGTGAACTCCTCGGTATGAGCGCCAATGTTCCGACAGACATTTGTTTCAGTTTGACCGGCCTCGTTCAAAGAGGAGGAAAGACCGGGCCTCATAAAGACGGCTGGGGAATTGCATTCTACGAAGGGAAAGGGCTTCGCGTCTTCCATGACCCGGAACCCGGAGTAGAATCCAAAATCGCCGCCTTTGTCCAAAAACTTCCGATCAAAAGTGAAACCGTAATCAGCCATATCCGCAAAGCGAATCGAGGCAAGGTCGAACTCAAAAACACACACCCCTTTGTGCGGGAATTTTGGGGTTCCTATTGGACCTTCGCACACAATGGACAATTCAAAAAGATCAAGGACGAATCCCTCGGTGATTATCTCCCGGTCGGAAGTACGGACTCCGAATACGCGTTTTGCTGGCTTTTAGGAAAACTCAAAAAGAAATTTAAGAATTCTCCCCGCAATGAGACAGAACTCTTCCGAACGATCGGACAACTGATGACGGAACTCCATCAAAAAGGAGTTTCTAATATCCTTCTCAGCGATTCAAAAAATCTCTACGCATTCTGTTCGACCAAACTTTCCTGGATCACCCGCAAATCTCCGTTTGGGAAAGCCCGGCTTGTAGACGCGGACCTCAGCGTGGACTTTCGAAAAGTCACAACACCCGGAGATATCGTCACGGTGATCGCGACTCGACCTCTCACTTCCAACGAAGAATGGACGATCTGCGAACCGGGACAGTTTCAAGTCTGGAGAAAGGGCAAAATCGTATTCTCCAATCGATGA
- a CDS encoding OmpA/MotB family protein → MKFKILLPLVLLTFANCVSNSKYDSLLKAYEESKLDNQRILGEKEGLSRSLDELKRIQEESEQRIQEYKGLMATFRSLIDAGKLKIKIIDGRMVVVLSSDILFPVGSAFLSPSGTAAIREVTGLLASLEGKRFQIEGHTDDTPTGIKGYTNWELASSRALNVLHTMVKAGMPEVRISAASMGASRPAVPNTSPENRAANRRIEIVIVPDLSNLPGMEELKKYSN, encoded by the coding sequence ATGAAATTTAAGATCCTTCTTCCCCTTGTCCTTTTAACGTTCGCAAACTGCGTTTCCAATTCGAAATATGACTCGTTGCTCAAAGCCTATGAAGAATCCAAATTGGATAACCAAAGAATTCTCGGCGAAAAGGAAGGGCTTTCCCGCTCTTTGGACGAATTAAAACGAATTCAGGAAGAATCCGAACAAAGAATCCAGGAATACAAAGGACTGATGGCAACATTCCGTTCCTTGATCGATGCGGGTAAGCTCAAAATCAAGATTATCGACGGAAGAATGGTGGTCGTTCTTTCTTCCGATATTTTGTTCCCGGTGGGCTCCGCATTCTTATCGCCGTCGGGAACAGCGGCAATTCGAGAAGTCACCGGCCTTCTTGCTTCGCTTGAAGGAAAACGTTTTCAGATCGAAGGACATACGGATGATACCCCGACCGGAATTAAAGGTTATACGAACTGGGAACTGGCGTCATCCAGGGCTTTGAACGTTCTTCATACGATGGTCAAGGCGGGAATGCCCGAGGTAAGAATCAGCGCTGCAAGCATGGGGGCTTCACGACCGGCGGTTCCGAATACTTCTCCCGAAAACCGCGCGGCTAACAGGAGAATCGAAATCGTGATCGTTCCGGATCTGAGCAATCTTCCCGGGATGGAAGAATTGAAGAAATACTCCAATTGA
- the polA gene encoding DNA polymerase I codes for MKRLLIIDGHAFVFRAYYAFGASNLTNSKTGKPSGATFGFFKMLFKLLQDYAPTHVAMTFDPGGPLERGKTFEEYKANRKPMPEDLRPQIKEVMETLEKIGFKVLRMEGHEADDIIGTLCENYRATAKEILIFSGDKDLYQLLEKKNIKMLRGKKGVTEFVEIDSAWVKEELGVDVKQIPDYMGIVGDTSDNIPGVKGIGDKGASKLLQEYKSLDGVYKNLEKIKNPSMKTKLSEQKENAYLSKRLATIRRDLELGITEKDIETPDYKSDQAILYFKSQGYNVLSKDLAKSAGKEVPKDAEVADATSAETDETKPIPKGEKGTYRLITSVDELSKICRGLLKSRVLSVDTETTSPNPVMAELLGISFSNQEKTGFYVSVKNNASLFQDKSLTLDEVREHLGPVLSSEVPKVGQNIKYDLIVLENHGFVLKNIQFDTMLASYVLRPEGRRHNMDDLAKDLLNYDTITYDDLVGTGKKKKELTDIDPEQVAEYAAEDADITFRLYQILRKSIKESGVEPILRDMEMPLIPVLAKMEKTGIALDVPYFEELARDFDREIRHLEGEIHKQAGGPFNIASTKELQKILFDDLKLRVVKKTQTGYSTDHEVLEELAGEHPIIEKLLDYRKYTKLKSTYVDALPKMVNPKTGRIHTSYNQTIAATGRLSSTDPNLQNIPIRDREGRLLRKGFVVGSNDYEILSLDYSQIELRIMAHVSKDAAMLDAYNHGIDIHKRTAAALYGVAEKDVTHEMRDKAKVVNFSVIYGVTPYGLSRNLRIPRDEAKSFIERYMTQYPGVKAYMDSMVEFAEKNGYVQTLTGRRRPVTDINSTHKSAKEAAKRIAINSPIQGTSADMIKIAMIKIHDEIETKGYKSRMLLQVHDELVFEVHKKEKEEFKASMKKHMETAMPLDLPILVEGKFGVNWDEAH; via the coding sequence ATGAAACGTCTTCTGATCATCGACGGACACGCGTTCGTCTTCCGTGCGTATTACGCCTTTGGAGCCTCCAATCTCACGAATTCCAAAACAGGAAAACCGAGCGGAGCAACATTCGGTTTTTTTAAAATGCTTTTTAAGCTGCTGCAGGATTATGCGCCCACCCACGTCGCGATGACCTTCGATCCGGGCGGTCCTTTGGAGCGCGGAAAAACCTTCGAAGAATACAAAGCCAACCGCAAACCGATGCCCGAAGATCTGCGTCCTCAAATCAAAGAGGTCATGGAGACTTTGGAAAAGATCGGGTTTAAGGTCTTGAGAATGGAAGGTCACGAGGCGGACGATATCATCGGAACCCTCTGCGAAAACTACCGTGCGACCGCAAAGGAAATTCTGATCTTTTCCGGAGATAAGGACTTATATCAATTATTAGAAAAAAAGAATATTAAAATGCTCCGCGGTAAAAAGGGAGTCACCGAATTCGTGGAAATCGATTCCGCCTGGGTCAAGGAAGAATTGGGCGTGGACGTAAAACAAATTCCGGATTATATGGGAATCGTCGGCGACACTTCGGATAACATTCCCGGTGTAAAGGGAATCGGAGACAAGGGCGCTTCCAAACTTCTTCAAGAATACAAATCCTTAGACGGGGTTTATAAGAATCTCGAGAAAATCAAAAATCCTTCGATGAAGACCAAGTTGTCGGAACAAAAGGAAAACGCCTATCTTTCCAAACGACTTGCGACGATCCGCAGGGATTTGGAATTAGGAATCACCGAAAAGGATATCGAAACGCCCGATTACAAATCGGACCAAGCGATTCTTTATTTTAAATCTCAGGGGTACAACGTTCTTTCGAAAGATCTCGCGAAATCGGCGGGCAAAGAAGTTCCCAAAGACGCGGAAGTCGCCGATGCGACATCGGCTGAAACGGACGAAACTAAACCGATTCCTAAAGGCGAAAAAGGAACGTATCGACTCATCACGAGCGTGGACGAACTTTCTAAAATCTGCAGGGGACTTTTGAAATCCAGGGTTCTTTCGGTCGATACGGAAACCACTTCGCCTAACCCAGTTATGGCGGAACTTCTGGGAATTTCCTTTTCCAATCAGGAAAAAACCGGGTTTTACGTTTCCGTAAAAAACAACGCATCCTTGTTTCAAGACAAGTCTTTGACCTTGGACGAAGTCAGGGAGCATCTCGGTCCGGTTTTATCCAGCGAAGTTCCCAAGGTAGGACAGAACATCAAATACGATCTGATCGTATTAGAAAATCATGGTTTTGTGTTGAAGAATATTCAGTTCGATACGATGCTCGCTTCCTACGTTTTGCGGCCCGAAGGAAGGCGTCACAACATGGACGATCTTGCAAAAGATCTGCTGAACTACGATACGATCACCTATGACGATCTCGTTGGAACCGGAAAAAAGAAAAAGGAACTGACCGACATCGATCCCGAACAGGTCGCCGAATACGCCGCGGAAGACGCGGATATCACGTTCCGTTTGTATCAAATTCTCAGAAAGTCGATCAAAGAATCGGGAGTAGAACCGATTCTCCGCGATATGGAAATGCCCTTGATTCCGGTTCTTGCCAAGATGGAAAAGACGGGAATCGCACTCGACGTTCCTTACTTCGAGGAATTGGCCCGCGACTTCGATCGTGAGATCCGCCATCTCGAAGGCGAGATTCATAAACAAGCGGGCGGACCGTTTAACATCGCTTCAACGAAAGAATTGCAGAAGATTCTTTTCGACGATTTAAAACTCAGAGTCGTGAAAAAGACGCAGACCGGTTATTCGACCGATCACGAGGTTTTGGAAGAACTCGCGGGAGAACATCCGATCATCGAAAAACTTCTGGATTACAGAAAATACACAAAGCTCAAATCCACGTATGTGGACGCTCTTCCGAAAATGGTAAATCCTAAGACCGGAAGAATTCACACGAGTTACAATCAGACGATCGCCGCGACGGGAAGACTTTCGTCCACGGATCCGAACTTGCAGAACATTCCGATCAGGGACCGGGAGGGAAGACTTTTAAGAAAAGGCTTCGTCGTCGGTTCGAACGATTATGAAATTCTCAGCTTGGATTATTCCCAGATCGAACTTAGAATCATGGCTCACGTCTCTAAAGATGCGGCGATGCTCGACGCATACAATCACGGCATCGACATTCACAAAAGAACGGCCGCGGCTTTATACGGAGTCGCTGAAAAAGACGTTACGCACGAGATGCGCGATAAGGCGAAAGTAGTTAACTTTTCCGTAATATACGGAGTTACACCGTACGGTTTGAGCCGAAATCTTAGAATTCCGAGAGACGAGGCGAAGTCGTTTATAGAACGTTATATGACACAGTATCCCGGCGTAAAAGCGTATATGGATTCGATGGTCGAATTCGCCGAAAAGAACGGTTATGTTCAGACTTTAACGGGACGCCGCAGGCCGGTTACGGATATCAACAGTACGCACAAATCCGCGAAAGAAGCCGCCAAAAGAATCGCGATCAACAGCCCGATTCAGGGAACAAGCGCGGACATGATTAAGATCGCGATGATCAAAATCCACGACGAGATCGAAACGAAAGGATACAAATCGAGAATGCTGTTGCAGGTTCACGATGAGTTGGTCTTTGAAGTTCATAAAAAAGAGAAGGAAGAGTTCAAGGCTTCCATGAAAAAGCACATGGAGACCGCAATGCCTTTGGATCTTCCGATTCTCGTCGAAGGAAAGTTCGGAGTCAACTGGGACGAAGCCCACTAA
- a CDS encoding glycosyltransferase: MILHIDTETGWRGGERQLLLLAEGLKKRKIPQLIVGKPGSALEGRCSDHGLPFQAIDMKGEWDLASVKSIRALVQEKKVKLIHTHTAKAHTLALFAKSKLPETKLVVSRRVDFSIRKNLFSIWKYKSKRNDLFLTVSNKIREILLRDGVDPAKTVTVHSGIDFSFAKKLPDPAKYKKEFSIKKDTIVIGNVAALVDHKDQRTLLNAVAKIDSSKNFKVFLVGEGDLRKELETLANTLGISDKVVFTGYRMDVPDILSLFDIFTLTSKEEGLGTSILDAMAVGLPIVATKGGGIGEMLTHEKGAFLAEVGDADALAKYYETLMDDVRLRKTFGSFNKESVKRFSIKNTIRKTELAYYSFLGEELFGEKE, encoded by the coding sequence GTGATTTTGCATATAGATACGGAAACAGGCTGGAGAGGAGGAGAAAGGCAACTTCTTCTTCTGGCAGAAGGATTAAAGAAGCGAAAGATCCCACAACTCATCGTGGGCAAACCCGGATCCGCCTTGGAAGGACGGTGTTCCGACCATGGACTTCCATTCCAAGCCATCGACATGAAGGGAGAATGGGATCTTGCGTCGGTCAAATCGATCCGCGCTTTGGTTCAGGAAAAAAAAGTAAAACTCATCCACACACACACGGCAAAGGCCCACACGCTTGCTTTGTTTGCAAAATCAAAACTCCCCGAAACGAAACTCGTCGTCTCCCGACGAGTCGACTTTAGCATCCGAAAAAACTTATTTTCGATCTGGAAATACAAATCCAAAAGAAACGACCTCTTCCTAACCGTTTCCAATAAGATCCGCGAAATACTTTTGAGGGACGGAGTCGATCCGGCAAAAACCGTGACCGTTCACAGCGGAATCGATTTCTCTTTTGCGAAAAAACTTCCCGATCCGGCAAAATACAAAAAAGAATTCTCGATCAAAAAGGACACGATCGTGATCGGAAACGTGGCCGCGCTCGTGGATCACAAGGATCAGAGAACTCTTTTGAACGCGGTCGCGAAAATCGATTCTTCCAAAAACTTCAAAGTGTTCCTCGTAGGCGAGGGTGATCTTAGAAAAGAATTGGAAACGCTCGCAAACACATTAGGAATTTCTGATAAAGTCGTTTTTACCGGTTATCGCATGGATGTTCCCGATATACTTTCCCTATTCGATATTTTTACTCTAACCTCCAAGGAAGAAGGTCTCGGAACCTCGATTCTCGATGCGATGGCGGTCGGACTTCCGATCGTTGCGACAAAAGGGGGAGGAATCGGGGAAATGCTGACGCACGAAAAAGGCGCCTTTCTCGCCGAAGTGGGCGACGCCGACGCTCTCGCAAAATATTATGAAACTCTAATGGATGACGTGAGACTCCGAAAAACGTTCGGAAGTTTCAATAAGGAATCGGTAAAACGATTCTCCATCAAAAACACGATCCGTAAAACGGAACTCGCGTATTATTCGTTCCTGGGCGAAGAACTTTTCGGAGAAAAAGAATGA
- a CDS encoding CBS domain-containing protein translates to MDLDKPLKNVMTTRIITINIKDTVARIGAIFDKLEFHHLLVIDDQKNLIGVISDRDYLKAISPFAGTRMERIQDTQTLTRNASHIMSSFLITVQEEQNVRYAVELMLRYKISCLPVMNSKNEIAGIVTSRDILNEILKDPAGLNP, encoded by the coding sequence ATGGATCTCGATAAACCACTTAAAAACGTGATGACGACGCGGATCATCACCATAAACATAAAGGACACGGTCGCAAGGATCGGCGCAATATTCGACAAACTGGAATTTCACCACCTTTTGGTGATAGACGACCAAAAGAATTTGATCGGCGTCATTTCAGATCGAGATTATTTGAAAGCAATCAGTCCTTTTGCCGGAACGAGAATGGAAAGAATTCAAGACACGCAAACTTTGACGAGAAACGCTTCGCATATCATGAGTTCCTTTTTAATTACCGTTCAAGAAGAGCAAAACGTCCGATATGCCGTGGAGCTGATGCTCCGTTATAAGATTTCCTGTCTTCCGGTGATGAATTCTAAGAACGAAATTGCTGGTATCGTGACATCAAGGGATATATTGAACGAAATTCTGAAAGATCCGGCCGGGTTAAACCCTTGA
- a CDS encoding YfeK family protein, with protein MKKNRIYSLILLLSISVFAEGNSDFRNDLNLLMGSLESCACKFVRNGAEHDPKEAREHMERKLNSAGGRIQTIPDFIEHIGSKSSVSGKPYLVKFADGKTKESGIWLKEKWDEIQNRKNAPAKPSKGKKN; from the coding sequence ATGAAGAAAAATCGAATCTACTCTCTGATCCTTTTGTTGTCCATATCCGTTTTCGCCGAAGGAAACTCGGATTTTCGAAACGACCTGAATCTATTGATGGGCTCGCTCGAATCCTGCGCCTGCAAGTTCGTACGCAACGGGGCCGAACACGATCCGAAAGAAGCGAGAGAACACATGGAAAGAAAACTGAACTCCGCAGGCGGACGAATCCAAACTATACCGGATTTTATCGAACATATCGGATCCAAGTCGAGCGTATCGGGAAAACCGTATCTCGTTAAATTCGCAGACGGAAAAACGAAGGAATCCGGAATCTGGCTGAAGGAAAAATGGGACGAGATCCAAAATAGAAAGAACGCTCCCGCAAAACCTTCCAAAGGAAAGAAGAATTAA
- a CDS encoding alpha/beta hydrolase family esterase, whose translation MRNRSIYSKIIIFLIWIGISDCRLLRGNQMPLKDGSTYENIVINGKTRNYWFHVPKQPIGDRQKLPLILVLHGRLGNGKNILEDSKFNAVSDKEGFFVAYPDGYNRSWADGRGATPADREKIDDVLFLEKLIDHLSELFPIASDRIFIVGHSNGGFMTQRMLIEKSKRFRAGVSVASQISEFVLKNFEPQGNVSVAFINGTDDPTVPYYGGYVRDGGQILGVEDSVNRWLAWNSCSKNPKLETRDAKDDNTKLEIRSYDQCKGKTSVRLYKVIGGGHNWPGIERKIPFIGSLGTPTYELDTAEDIWSFFRSTWEP comes from the coding sequence ATGAGAAACCGTTCAATATATTCTAAAATTATAATATTCCTGATCTGGATCGGAATCTCCGATTGCAGGTTGCTGCGCGGAAACCAAATGCCGCTGAAGGACGGTTCCACCTATGAAAACATCGTCATAAATGGAAAAACGCGAAATTATTGGTTTCACGTTCCGAAACAACCGATCGGCGATCGGCAAAAACTTCCGTTGATTCTCGTGCTTCACGGGCGACTCGGAAACGGAAAAAATATTCTGGAAGATTCCAAGTTCAACGCCGTTTCCGATAAGGAAGGTTTTTTCGTAGCATATCCGGACGGCTACAATCGAAGCTGGGCCGATGGACGTGGAGCGACGCCCGCGGACCGGGAGAAAATAGACGACGTTCTCTTTTTGGAAAAACTCATCGATCATCTTTCCGAACTTTTTCCGATCGCAAGCGATCGGATCTTTATCGTGGGTCATTCGAACGGCGGCTTTATGACGCAAAGAATGTTGATCGAAAAATCAAAACGCTTTCGTGCGGGAGTCAGCGTCGCCTCTCAAATTTCCGAGTTCGTATTAAAAAATTTCGAACCGCAAGGAAACGTTTCCGTGGCGTTTATCAACGGAACGGACGATCCCACGGTTCCGTATTACGGAGGTTATGTGAGAGACGGAGGACAAATTCTCGGCGTAGAAGATTCCGTAAATCGTTGGCTTGCATGGAACTCCTGTTCGAAAAATCCAAAGTTGGAAACTCGGGATGCGAAAGACGATAATACGAAACTGGAAATCCGTTCCTATGATCAGTGCAAAGGAAAGACCTCCGTTCGTCTTTACAAAGTGATCGGAGGCGGTCACAATTGGCCCGGAATCGAAAGAAAAATTCCCTTTATAGGTTCGCTCGGAACTCCCACATACGAACTCGATACGGCCGAGGACATCTGGTCCTTCTTTCGATCGACATGGGAACCGTAA
- a CDS encoding alcohol dehydrogenase catalytic domain-containing protein, whose translation MKIQFEAMDYRSDDTFEKADYQFEGSLEKGWDISRNGKEYLHLGPGYKLLKSKLCGVCSTDLSRRFLPFPLPQVIGHEVIAEDVEANNGIKQKYVVEINDTYEARGEVPSDEFCEEGIPSHSPERKVLGIDRLPGGFGPYILAPQNAAIPFQNLPDKTAVLIEPFAASLQAVIASPPKNGDNVAVLGPRRLGSLVIAALDAFRASSKIKFKITALARHDHLLKLSLNLGADEAIDLRKESLESLKDRFAIIYDTTSTTSGFESALKLSNRELHLKTTNGQEVFGVKKLTELVVDELSVLKFSEENLNFHWEKENRKNQTVYVAPSVGKLDLPSHFKVYYGSIEEAEKILESPDFQGHVPRFDLGIAGTAEEIDLLIRPNPRHENSLIRPRSAILFKGESKGNSLLEFLNADKSIHSSRCGDFHLAIKLLQENKKVSDALEKNMVTHSYSPDHLPEAFTKAHTPEAIKVVIEHA comes from the coding sequence ATGAAAATCCAATTTGAAGCCATGGACTATCGTTCGGACGACACGTTTGAAAAAGCCGATTATCAGTTCGAAGGAAGCCTGGAAAAAGGTTGGGACATTTCCAGAAACGGAAAGGAATATCTTCATCTCGGACCCGGTTATAAGCTTCTAAAATCAAAACTCTGCGGAGTTTGTTCCACGGATCTTTCCCGAAGATTTCTTCCCTTCCCGCTTCCGCAAGTGATCGGACACGAAGTGATCGCGGAAGACGTGGAAGCGAACAACGGAATCAAACAAAAATACGTGGTCGAAATCAACGACACGTACGAAGCAAGGGGAGAAGTCCCTTCCGATGAATTTTGTGAAGAAGGAATTCCGTCCCACAGCCCCGAACGGAAAGTCCTCGGAATCGATCGATTGCCCGGAGGATTCGGCCCTTATATTTTAGCGCCGCAGAACGCCGCGATCCCGTTCCAAAATCTTCCCGATAAAACCGCGGTTCTCATCGAACCGTTCGCAGCGTCTTTACAAGCCGTGATCGCTTCTCCACCGAAGAACGGAGACAACGTTGCGGTTCTCGGCCCGAGACGATTGGGCAGCCTCGTCATAGCCGCGTTAGACGCTTTTCGCGCTTCTTCCAAAATCAAATTCAAAATTACGGCGCTCGCAAGACACGATCATCTTCTCAAACTTTCCCTCAATCTCGGAGCGGACGAAGCGATCGATCTCAGAAAGGAAAGCCTAGAATCTCTCAAAGATCGTTTCGCGATCATTTACGATACGACCAGCACGACCTCCGGATTTGAAAGTGCATTAAAACTTTCTAATAGAGAATTGCATCTCAAAACGACGAACGGCCAGGAAGTGTTCGGAGTCAAAAAGCTCACCGAACTCGTGGTCGACGAACTTTCCGTTTTGAAATTCAGCGAAGAAAATCTGAACTTTCACTGGGAAAAGGAGAATCGCAAAAATCAAACCGTTTACGTCGCGCCGAGCGTCGGCAAACTGGATCTGCCTTCTCATTTTAAAGTATATTACGGAAGCATTGAAGAAGCGGAGAAGATTCTGGAATCGCCCGATTTTCAAGGACATGTTCCCCGTTTTGATTTGGGAATCGCCGGAACCGCTGAAGAAATCGATCTTCTCATTCGTCCGAATCCACGACACGAGAACTCTTTGATCCGTCCTCGCAGCGCGATCCTTTTCAAAGGAGAATCCAAAGGAAATTCTTTATTAGAGTTTTTGAATGCGGATAAATCGATCCATTCTTCCCGATGCGGAGATTTTCACCTGGCGATCAAACTCCTTCAGGAAAACAAAAAGGTTTCCGACGCATTGGAAAAAAACATGGTGACTCATTCGTATTCTCCCGATCATCTTCCGGAAGCGTTCACCAAGGCTCATACGCCCGAAGCCATCAAAGTAGTGATCGAACATGCCTAA